A window of Solanum stenotomum isolate F172 chromosome 3, ASM1918654v1, whole genome shotgun sequence contains these coding sequences:
- the LOC125858652 gene encoding ethylene-responsive transcription factor RAP2-11-like, producing MENSKSPSESFNNSSKNKPISSNDGKKFIGVRQRPSGRWVAEIKETSQKLRLWLGTFDKAEEAALAYDSAARLLRGRNAKTNFKNQGILKPNEENCSLLEKNPRLYQLMKHAIMKKLAGKYQNNERLETEEALVQESINKEEICGIQLQGSSKVYSSVIVAPSFSNNEKSYQL from the coding sequence ATGGAAAACTCAAAATCCCCATCAGAGTCCTTCAATAACTCATCCAAAAATAAGCCAATTTCCTCAAATGATGGAAAGAAATTTATTGGAGTTAGACAAAGGCCATCAGGCAGATGGGTTGCTGAAATCAAAGAAACTTCACAAAAACTCAGGCTATGGCTTGGTACTTTTGACAAAGCAGAGGAAGCTGCTTTGGCTTATGATAGTGCTGCACGTCTCCTTCGAGGAAGAAACGCGAAAACAAATTTCAAGAACCAGGGAATCTTGAAACCAAATGAAGAGAATTGCAGTTTGTTGGAAAAAAATCCAAGATTATATCAACTTATGAAACATGCCATCATGAAGAAACTTGCAgggaaatatcaaaataatgaaCGTTTAGAAACAGAGGAGGCATTAGTTCAAGAAAGTATAAATAAAGAAGAGATCTGTGGGATTCAATTACAGGGAAGTTCAAAGGTTTATTCTTCAGTGATTGTGGCTCCTTCTTTTAGTAATAATGAAAAATCGTACCAACTTTAG